DNA sequence from the Pseudomonas fluorescens Q2-87 genome:
ATCACCGTGAGCTTGAGCGCCGACAGGGCGTCGGGTTCGAAGATCGCAGTGAAGAATGCGCCCAGCCCGGACTTCAGCCCCTGGGACACCACGATGAACAGCGGCAACAGCAAAAACAACGCAAAAACCAGCCAGCCGAGGCCGATCAGCACGCGCCGCGACGTCGCACTGCCACGGCGGGCGGCGTTGCTGGCGGAGGCTGCGGAAATAGACGATTGGGACATGTTCGCGCCTCCTTATGGGGTTTCGATGCGCCGCTGCAGCAAGTTGATCAGCAGCAACAGGACGAAGGAAACCACCAGCATCAGCACGCCAATGGAAGTGGCGCCGGTGTAATCGTATTGGTCGAGCTTGACCATGATCAGCAGCGGCAGGATTTCGGTTTTCATCGGCATGTTGCCAGCGATGAAAATCACCGAGCCGTACTCGCCCACACCTCGGGCAAACGCCAGGGCGAAGCCGGTCAGCCAGGCCGGTAGCAGGGCTGGCACGAGGATGTGGCGAAACACTTGCCAAGGCTTGGCGCCGAGGCAGGCGGCAGCCTCTTCGACCTCACGGGGAATATCAGCCAATACTGGCTGCACCGTGCGCACCACGAACGGCAGCGTCACGAAGGTCAGCGCCAGGGTGATGCCCAGCGGCGTGTAGGCAATCTTGAAGCCCAGGTCGGTGGCGAACTGGCCCACCAGGCCGGTCGGCGCATACAACGCCGTCAGGGCGATGCCGGCCACGGCGGTGGGCAGCGCGAAGGGCAGGTCGATCATCGCGTCGATGATCTTGCGCCCGGGGAAGGTGTACCGCACCAGCACCCAGGCCAGCAGCGTGCCGATCACGCCGTTGATGACTGCGGCGTACAGCGCGGTGCCGAAACTGAGCTTCAGGGCCGCCAGCACCCTGGGTGCCGAGATGATCGCCCAGAACTGTTCCCAGGTGAGTTGGGCGGCATGCACGAACATCGCCGCCAGGGGGATGAGCACAATCAGACTGAGGTACACCAGGGTGTAGCCCAGCGTCAGCCCGAAGCCGGGTATGACGGGGGATATGCGACGCGACATAGGAGTCCTTGGTTGAGAACAGCAAAGCTCCGACGGTCATTGCGATGTGGTTCGCTGGCGAGTGAATCCGTGGCGAGGGAGCTTGCTCCCGCTGGGCTGCGCAGCAGCCCCGTTTTTGTGAGCGCTTCGCACTCAAGCGGGAGCAAGCTCCCTCGCCACAAAGAATCCTTCAAGCCTTGAGTAAACAACATTGCAACAGCAGTCAGAGCCCATTTTATGGCCTGTCCAGCTTACTGCGCCTGATAGATCTGGTCGAACACGCCGCCATCATTGAAGAATTTCGGCTGGGCGGCTTTCCAGCCACCGAAGTCCTTGTCGATGGTCACCAAGTCCAGTTTCGGGAACTGCCGGGAGTATTTGGCAGCCACGTCCTTGTCACGAGGGCGATAGAAGTTCTTCGCGGCGATTTCCTGGCCGGCCGGGCTGTACAGGTGCTTGAGGTAGGCTTCGGCGATCTCGGCGTTACCCTTTTTCTCGGCATTCTTGTCCACCACCGCCACCGGCGGTTCAGCGAGGATCGACAGCGACGGCACGACGATGTCGAACTTGTCGGCGCCACCGTCTTCCTTCAGCGCCAGGAAGGCTTCGTTTTCCCAGGCCAGCAGCACGTCACCCTGACCGTTGTTGACGAAGGTAATGGTCGAGCCACGGGCACCGGTGTCGAGGATCGGCACGTGCTTGAACAGCGCTTGCACGTATTCCTTGGCCTTGGCTTCGTCACCACCGTTGGCCTTCAGGCCATAGGCCCAGGCCGCGAGGAAGTTCCAGCGAGCGCCACCGGAGGTTTTCGGGTTGGGGGTGATGACCGACACGTCATTCTTGATCAGGTCGCCCCAATCCTTGATGCCCTTGGGGTTGCCCTTGCGTACCAGGAACACGATGGTGGAGGTGTAAGGCGTGCTGGCATCCGGCAGGCGTGTCTGCCAATCCGCCGGCAAGGATTTGCCCAGCTTGGCGATTTCATCGATGTCACCGGCCAGGGCCAGGGTTACCACGTCGGCCCGCAGACCGTCGATCACTGCTCGGCCTTGCTTGCCCGAGCCACCGTGGGACTGTTGGATTTTCACGTTGTCGTCCGGATGCGCTTTCTTCCAGAAGCTGGCGAATTCGGCGTTGTAATCCTGATACAGCTCGCGGGTCGGGTCGTAGGACACGTTGAGC
Encoded proteins:
- a CDS encoding sulfate ABC transporter substrate-binding protein; the encoded protein is MSSIRRYALAALASAVFAGSAVAKDYELLNVSYDPTRELYQDYNAEFASFWKKAHPDDNVKIQQSHGGSGKQGRAVIDGLRADVVTLALAGDIDEIAKLGKSLPADWQTRLPDASTPYTSTIVFLVRKGNPKGIKDWGDLIKNDVSVITPNPKTSGGARWNFLAAWAYGLKANGGDEAKAKEYVQALFKHVPILDTGARGSTITFVNNGQGDVLLAWENEAFLALKEDGGADKFDIVVPSLSILAEPPVAVVDKNAEKKGNAEIAEAYLKHLYSPAGQEIAAKNFYRPRDKDVAAKYSRQFPKLDLVTIDKDFGGWKAAQPKFFNDGGVFDQIYQAQ
- the cysT gene encoding sulfate ABC transporter permease subunit CysT, producing the protein MSRRISPVIPGFGLTLGYTLVYLSLIVLIPLAAMFVHAAQLTWEQFWAIISAPRVLAALKLSFGTALYAAVINGVIGTLLAWVLVRYTFPGRKIIDAMIDLPFALPTAVAGIALTALYAPTGLVGQFATDLGFKIAYTPLGITLALTFVTLPFVVRTVQPVLADIPREVEEAAACLGAKPWQVFRHILVPALLPAWLTGFALAFARGVGEYGSVIFIAGNMPMKTEILPLLIMVKLDQYDYTGATSIGVLMLVVSFVLLLLINLLQRRIETP